In Ktedonobacteraceae bacterium, one DNA window encodes the following:
- a CDS encoding DUF433 domain-containing protein, whose protein sequence is MEKPQIISDPKIMVGKPVIKGTRITVGLILRKLAAGQTVEQILEDYPHITREEIHAALEFAAESVRFDHVTPFTNRLASEE, encoded by the coding sequence ATGGAGAAGCCTCAGATCATATCTGATCCCAAAATCATGGTTGGCAAACCGGTCATCAAAGGGACACGTATCACTGTTGGGCTTATCTTGCGAAAATTGGCTGCTGGACAAACGGTTGAGCAAATTTTAGAGGATTACCCTCATATTACTAGAGAGGAGATTCATGCAGCATTAGAATTTGCTGCCGAATCCGTCCGCTTTGACCATGTGACTCCCTTTACGAACCGACTCGCATCAGAAGAGTAG
- a CDS encoding S9 family peptidase encodes MTAEKYSFDRFLNVRSAYGASFSPDGQKISFLTDITGVAEVWSVPIDVHSPAPSWPDQLTFRGERVASATFSPADKDRRQALSLLVTADRGGNERTQLYMLSADGSTFTALTDQPEVIYQFGNWSHDGKSILYASNERDGRYFDVYELSLETHQSRLLLQQDGTNYPISYSPDGTQVLVTRYESNVRNQLILVNRATLDAHTLTPADSDIKGPAQFEKPAWSADRKGLYLLSNAGREFLSLAWLDLSSTELTYLRDEHWDAENLALTDDGKRMALVTNENGYSRLKLFDTAAGWDSRRELPVPALPECTIPEITWSRDGKRLALTLNTADDAPDIWIWDIEEQILWRATRSSLGGIPQHTLVQPELVHYPTFDGLEIPAFLYLPQHRQAAKLPVVIYVHGGPESQSRPIFNPVIQYFVAHGFGVLAPNVRGSTGYGYHYQSLDDVRLRMDSVADLQQAVYWLRDRGIADPQHIAVMGGSYGGFMVLAAITTYPDLWAAAVDIVGIANFVTFLENTGPWRRKLREAEYGSLENDRAFLEQISPIRHVDRIAAPLFVVHGANDPRVPVGEAEQIVAALRSRNVPVEYMRFEDEGHGLIKRANRLLAYPAIAHFLDTYLG; translated from the coding sequence ATGACAGCCGAAAAATATAGTTTTGACCGCTTTCTCAACGTTCGTTCCGCCTATGGCGCTAGCTTCTCGCCGGATGGCCAAAAGATTAGCTTTCTCACCGATATCACCGGTGTGGCCGAGGTCTGGAGTGTTCCTATCGATGTCCATTCTCCTGCCCCATCATGGCCCGATCAGCTTACGTTTCGTGGCGAACGGGTTGCGAGCGCTACCTTTTCACCGGCGGACAAGGACAGGCGGCAGGCGCTGTCCCTACTGGTAACCGCCGATAGAGGCGGCAACGAACGCACGCAGCTCTATATGCTTAGCGCCGATGGCTCGACCTTTACCGCACTTACCGATCAACCCGAAGTAATCTATCAGTTTGGCAACTGGTCGCATGATGGCAAGAGCATCCTTTATGCCAGTAATGAACGCGATGGGCGCTATTTCGATGTCTACGAGCTTTCGCTGGAAACCCACCAGTCGCGCTTGCTGCTACAGCAGGACGGCACAAATTACCCCATCTCCTATTCTCCTGATGGCACGCAGGTGCTGGTAACTCGCTATGAATCGAATGTACGTAACCAGCTCATTCTGGTTAATAGAGCCACACTTGATGCCCATACCCTGACGCCGGCGGACAGCGACATAAAAGGCCCTGCTCAGTTTGAAAAACCGGCCTGGTCAGCAGATAGAAAAGGGCTGTATCTCCTCAGCAACGCCGGTCGGGAATTTCTTTCGCTTGCGTGGCTTGATCTCAGTTCTACCGAGTTGACCTATCTCCGCGACGAACACTGGGATGCTGAGAACCTGGCGCTAACCGATGACGGCAAGCGCATGGCCCTTGTCACCAACGAAAATGGCTACTCACGATTGAAACTCTTCGATACCGCTGCCGGTTGGGATTCACGACGCGAACTGCCAGTGCCAGCGCTGCCAGAGTGTACCATTCCCGAAATCACCTGGTCTCGCGACGGAAAGCGCCTGGCGCTCACCCTCAACACTGCCGATGACGCTCCTGATATATGGATATGGGATATAGAAGAACAAATTCTCTGGCGCGCTACCAGGAGTTCTCTAGGTGGCATCCCTCAGCATACGCTGGTGCAGCCAGAGCTGGTGCATTATCCCACGTTTGATGGGCTGGAAATACCCGCTTTCCTCTACCTGCCGCAGCACCGGCAAGCGGCGAAACTTCCCGTTGTCATTTACGTACATGGTGGGCCGGAGAGCCAGTCCCGCCCGATCTTCAATCCTGTCATTCAATACTTTGTAGCGCATGGGTTTGGCGTACTTGCTCCAAACGTCCGTGGCAGCACAGGTTATGGCTATCATTATCAGAGCCTGGATGATGTACGCCTGCGCATGGATTCGGTAGCGGATCTGCAACAGGCGGTGTACTGGCTACGCGATAGGGGTATTGCCGACCCGCAGCATATTGCCGTTATGGGTGGCAGTTATGGTGGATTCATGGTTCTTGCAGCCATCACTACCTATCCAGATCTCTGGGCCGCAGCCGTGGATATTGTGGGCATCGCCAATTTTGTGACGTTCCTGGAAAATACAGGCCCCTGGCGGCGCAAACTGCGTGAGGCCGAGTATGGCAGCCTGGAGAATGACCGCGCATTCCTGGAGCAAATCTCACCTATCCGTCATGTAGATCGTATTGCCGCGCCCCTGTTTGTAGTGCATGGCGCAAACGATCCACGTGTGCCGGTGGGAGAAGCCGAGCAAATCGTCGCTGCGCTGCGCTCGCGGAATGTCCCCGTCGAATATATGCGTTTTGAGGACGAGGGTCACGGGCTTATTAAGCGCGCTAATCGCCTGCTTGCCTACCCAGCCATTGCTCATTTCCTTGATACGTATCTTGGCTAG